The proteins below come from a single Balaenoptera musculus isolate JJ_BM4_2016_0621 chromosome 1, mBalMus1.pri.v3, whole genome shotgun sequence genomic window:
- the TMEM51 gene encoding transmembrane protein 51, with protein sequence MMAQSKANGSHYALTAIGLGMLVLGVIMAMWNLVPGFSATEKPTAQGNKTETGSGVLKSKTFSVAYVLVGAGVLLLLLSICLSVRDKRKQRHGEELAHIQHPGVEPHAHEEDSQEEEEASSRYYVPSYEEVMSTNYSEAREPDQNPRMSISLPSYESLTGLDETSPTTTRADVETSPGNPPDRQNSKLAKRLKPLKVRRIKSEKLHLKDFRINLPDKNMPPPSIEPLTPPPQYDEVQEKAPDSRPPD encoded by the exons ATGATGGCCCAGTCCAAGGCCAACGGCTCGCACTACGCGCTGACCGCCATTGGCCTGGGGATGCTGGTCCTCGGGGTCATCATGGCCATGTGGAACCTGGTCCCCGGGTTCAGCGCCACCGAAAAGCCAACCGCTCAGGGGAACAAGACGGAGACAGGGAGCGGCGTTCTCAAGAGCAAGACCTTCTCCGTGGCGTATGTGCTGGTCGGGGCCGGGGTGCTGCTGCTTCTCCTGTCCATCTGCCTGAGCGTCCGTGACAAGAGGAAGCAGCGGCACGGTGAGGAGCTGGCACACATCCAGCACCCGGGGGTCGAGCCTCACGCCCACGAGGAAGACAG ccaagaggaggaggaggcctccTCAAGGTACTACGTCCCCAGCTACGAGGAAGTGATGAGCACAAACTACTCAGAAGCGAGGGAACCGGACCAGAACCCCAGGATGAGCATCTCTCTCCCCTCCTACGAGTCCTTGACGGGGCTGGATGAGACAagccccaccaccaccagggCTGACGTGGAGACCAGCCCGGGGAACCCCCCCGACAGGCAGAACTCCAAGTTGGCCAAACGCCTGAAGCCGCTGAAAGTTCGAAGGATAAAATCCGAAAAGCTGCACCTCAAAGACTTTAGGATCAACCTGCCAGACAAAAATATGCCTCCTCCGTCCATCGAGCCTCTGACTCCCCCGCCACAGTATGATGAGGTCCAAGAGAAGGCCCCCGACTCCCGGCCCCCGGACTGA